The Kozakia baliensis genome has a segment encoding these proteins:
- a CDS encoding putative bifunctional diguanylate cyclase/phosphodiesterase, producing the protein MIVLETKSETLIKNISDDQSLSNEGSNFLTSAINEVLIVAVTNPYGIITHVNEKFCKISGYIRAELIGKTHNIVNSGYHSKSFFRRMYRTIENGKIWRGNICNQAKDGSLYWVATTIIPRCDSAGKILSFIALRFDITAEITARHEVNRLARQDVLVEALNRIGFSRELAAILQPPYAKDQKVALATIDLDNFKEVNDLYGHEAGDTVLRVIARRMIETCGSYAIIGRLGGDEFALFWQEEALSSQFQKKLSDLRRAIEQPIMIEAVEVSVSASIGYVQTQLSQCNIETIMRESDLALMAAKKQNKAEREIVKFTERLGVEAQHHQQLLIEARQGLQFNQFVVHYQPVLDLKTGTVKFCEALLRWHHPTLGLLSASKFQEIFSDFSITKRIGKLVRETVVRDLSNWRTDGRYFGGVSLNLIGADFEGGQIVDELSSLVQQYDLTRDRLILEVTESLFLGTNLASRVRQDLTALAKSGFPVAFDDFGTGYASLTHLRELPLSFLKIDRSFVTNIEENIYDRRLATGIVELAHRLDLGIVAEGIETKEQFKILRQIGCDSVQGYLFARPTSEDRLFEEIKKSEETLENISLPKKQRDQKNCYNI; encoded by the coding sequence ATGATTGTGCTGGAAACAAAGAGCGAAACGTTGATCAAAAATATATCTGATGATCAGTCTCTAAGTAACGAAGGATCAAACTTCTTAACTTCAGCGATCAACGAAGTTCTTATTGTAGCGGTAACTAATCCTTACGGAATTATCACGCATGTTAACGAGAAATTTTGTAAAATCAGTGGATATATACGTGCGGAGTTAATCGGGAAAACACATAATATTGTTAATTCTGGTTATCATTCCAAATCTTTTTTCCGAAGAATGTATCGAACTATTGAAAATGGTAAAATTTGGAGAGGAAACATTTGCAATCAGGCCAAGGATGGAAGTCTGTATTGGGTCGCAACAACAATTATTCCGAGATGCGATAGCGCTGGAAAAATTCTGAGTTTTATTGCGCTTAGATTTGATATTACCGCAGAAATTACCGCGCGCCATGAGGTTAATCGTCTAGCGCGGCAAGACGTTCTTGTAGAAGCACTCAATCGGATCGGTTTTAGTCGCGAACTCGCGGCGATATTGCAGCCACCTTATGCAAAAGACCAAAAAGTGGCTCTTGCTACAATCGACCTCGATAATTTCAAAGAGGTAAACGATCTGTATGGCCATGAAGCAGGTGATACCGTTCTTCGTGTCATAGCACGCCGAATGATCGAAACATGCGGATCATATGCAATCATAGGGCGGCTTGGAGGGGATGAATTTGCGTTGTTTTGGCAAGAAGAGGCTCTTTCAAGTCAATTTCAGAAAAAGCTTTCTGATTTGCGGAGAGCCATCGAACAACCAATTATGATTGAAGCAGTAGAAGTGTCTGTCTCGGCAAGTATTGGATATGTTCAAACTCAATTATCTCAATGTAATATTGAGACGATCATGAGAGAGTCCGATCTCGCACTCATGGCAGCAAAAAAACAAAATAAGGCGGAGCGTGAGATTGTTAAATTTACGGAACGCTTAGGAGTAGAGGCGCAACATCATCAGCAATTGCTTATTGAAGCGAGGCAGGGACTTCAATTCAATCAATTTGTTGTTCATTATCAACCTGTTTTAGATTTAAAAACTGGAACCGTTAAGTTCTGTGAAGCATTGCTGCGCTGGCATCACCCTACGCTCGGCCTTTTGTCCGCTTCAAAATTTCAAGAAATTTTCTCGGATTTCTCTATTACGAAACGCATTGGAAAACTGGTGCGGGAAACTGTTGTGCGTGATCTGTCGAACTGGCGGACTGATGGACGATATTTCGGTGGTGTCTCTCTTAACCTCATCGGTGCTGATTTTGAAGGTGGGCAAATTGTCGACGAGCTTTCTTCTCTCGTTCAGCAATATGATTTAACGAGAGATCGCCTAATTCTGGAAGTAACGGAGTCTCTTTTTCTAGGTACAAACCTTGCAAGCCGAGTGCGACAGGATCTTACAGCATTAGCAAAAAGCGGCTTTCCTGTAGCCTTCGACGATTTTGGTACCGGCTATGCTTCACTTACCCATCTCCGTGAGTTGCCGCTGAGTTTCCTTAAAATTGACCGTAGTTTCGTCACGAATATCGAAGAGAACATATATGATCGCCGGTTAGCCACGGGTATTGTTGAACTCGCCCATAGGCTTGACCTTGGGATCGTCGCGGAAGGAATAGAGACGAAGGAACAATTTAAAATCCTTCGTCAAATTGGGTGCGACTCTGTTCAAGGATATCTTTTTGCGCGTCCTACTTCAGAGGATCGACTTTTTGAAGAAATCAAAAAGTCGGAAGAAACATTAGAAAATATTAGCCTTCCAAAAAAACAAAGAGATCAGAAAAACTGCTATAATATTTAA
- a CDS encoding aldehyde dehydrogenase family protein: MIVFADSNLDDAADATAFEVSFNSRQCCVSSSRLIVEHSVTEEFEITLAAKMKNPCRQAIR, from the coding sequence ATCATCGTTTTCGCCGACAGTAATTTAGATGATGCTGCGGATGCGACGGCTTTCGAGGTCAGCTTCAACTCACGGCAATGCTGCGTTTCATCAAGCCGATTGATTGTCGAGCATTCTGTAACCGAAGAGTTTGAAATTACTCTTGCCGCGAAAATGAAAAATCCGTGTCGGCAAGCCATTCGATGA
- a CDS encoding glycosyl hydrolase family 8 yields MFAQAYGDRPAFDRIWNWTQAALYRPDTSLHVWRWRPNTPHVTDMNTATDGDLLIAWALVRAADQWHEPQFLRYALKIFDDLAKSVVKFVNGRVLLLPGMQGFTQRNCVVINLSYYIFPALQAAARIHSTGPWENLIKDGVRLIENSLYGMWKLPPDWVAVQFSDDHTHIAKRWPPRFSYDAIRIPLYMVWGGVFSDPLKQNLDAFWQHWGIHAIPGWVDLPNGTRSPYNAPAGFQAVAIATDPKLAEKYKLPSVRGSGDYYSACLTMLAHIVSMENAHD; encoded by the coding sequence TTGTTTGCACAGGCCTATGGAGATCGTCCCGCGTTTGACCGAATTTGGAATTGGACTCAAGCAGCGCTTTATCGTCCCGATACGAGTTTACATGTCTGGCGTTGGCGCCCCAATACACCACATGTGACGGACATGAATACAGCGACAGACGGAGATTTGCTGATTGCATGGGCATTGGTACGGGCGGCAGATCAGTGGCACGAACCGCAGTTTCTTCGTTACGCGCTGAAAATTTTTGACGATCTTGCTAAAAGCGTCGTGAAGTTTGTCAACGGACGTGTTTTGCTGCTTCCAGGTATGCAAGGTTTTACGCAACGTAACTGTGTCGTCATCAATCTTTCTTATTATATTTTTCCAGCTTTACAGGCTGCCGCTCGTATACATTCGACGGGACCGTGGGAAAACTTAATTAAAGATGGCGTACGACTTATAGAAAACAGTCTTTACGGTATGTGGAAACTTCCGCCAGATTGGGTGGCAGTCCAATTCTCAGACGATCACACGCATATTGCAAAAAGATGGCCTCCTCGCTTCTCCTACGATGCTATCAGGATTCCTCTTTACATGGTTTGGGGAGGAGTATTTTCAGATCCGCTCAAGCAGAACCTTGATGCTTTCTGGCAGCATTGGGGCATCCATGCAATTCCAGGCTGGGTAGATTTACCGAACGGAACACGCTCGCCTTATAACGCCCCAGCCGGTTTTCAAGCTGTTGCCATTGCTACCGATCCTAAGCTTGCAGAAAAATACAAGCTTCCTTCCGTGCGGGGGAGTGGCGATTATTACTCGGCATGCCTCACAATGTTGGCTCACATAGTAAGCATGGAAAACGCTCATGACTGA
- a CDS encoding aldehyde dehydrogenase family protein, translating into MPFPQAKAEAEGCVACFEVAVGAAHLLHGESFNNLSDKLFGIVLKKPIGVVGLITPWNFPFLILCERAPFIFASRCTLVVKPAEVTSATTLLLAEILEEAGVPPGVFNVIMGEGRVLGNAMTARPDFDMLSFTGSIEVGRSCIHASADSNLKRLGGKTLSSFSPTVI; encoded by the coding sequence ATGCCTTTTCCACAGGCTAAAGCAGAGGCGGAAGGCTGTGTAGCTTGCTTCGAAGTGGCGGTTGGTGCCGCGCACCTTTTGCATGGTGAGAGCTTTAACAATCTAAGCGATAAGCTTTTCGGTATAGTGTTGAAGAAACCGATCGGTGTAGTGGGACTGATCACGCCTTGGAACTTCCCGTTTCTGATTTTGTGCGAGCGTGCACCATTCATCTTTGCTTCCAGATGCACACTGGTGGTTAAGCCCGCCGAAGTCACAAGTGCGACGACGCTGCTCCTTGCGGAGATACTTGAAGAGGCAGGAGTTCCTCCCGGCGTTTTTAACGTTATCATGGGGGAGGGGCGTGTTCTTGGAAACGCAATGACAGCGCGTCCTGACTTTGACATGCTCTCTTTTACTGGCTCGATAGAGGTTGGTCGCTCTTGCATCCATGCATCTGCAGATAGCAATCTTAAAAGGCTTGGGGGGAAAACCCTATCATCGTTTTCGCCGACAGTAATTTAG
- a CDS encoding cellulose synthase operon protein YhjQ/BcsQ, with product MPLICLASPKGGVGKSMLAANIAGQLIQLGIQQIIVIDLDPQNTLRLHFGIPLAQRNGIMAQIESPERWSKMAVRSASGVFVMPYGTMSFEDNLHLASSLATRPELLAHPLQFLASDPLTAVIVDTAPGPSTSLAAVLPVTDLLISVLAPDAASLVLMSEIKSGECYGYPANTTRQQKTLKHGVIVNQVDPLNRLAMTLVQNISSAFSSDLLGVVYRDEHVTEALAAQHLVHDYAPLSRAAADLRLGAQRVWSVLGGTQ from the coding sequence ATGCCACTTATTTGCTTAGCCTCCCCAAAAGGGGGTGTTGGTAAAAGCATGCTTGCGGCAAATATTGCCGGGCAGCTTATCCAATTAGGTATTCAGCAAATTATCGTCATTGATTTGGACCCGCAAAATACTTTGCGTCTTCATTTTGGTATCCCGCTAGCGCAACGAAACGGGATTATGGCACAAATCGAAAGCCCCGAACGATGGAGCAAAATGGCAGTTCGGAGCGCAAGCGGTGTCTTCGTTATGCCCTATGGCACGATGTCGTTCGAAGACAATCTACATTTAGCATCTTCACTGGCAACCCGCCCCGAATTGCTAGCGCATCCGCTTCAGTTTCTCGCATCTGATCCGCTTACTGCCGTCATTGTCGACACGGCGCCAGGGCCATCCACTTCGCTTGCCGCCGTGCTGCCGGTAACTGACCTTCTCATAAGTGTTTTAGCGCCTGATGCAGCCTCTCTTGTTCTCATGAGCGAGATTAAATCCGGAGAATGCTACGGATATCCTGCCAATACGACGCGTCAGCAGAAAACTTTGAAGCATGGTGTGATTGTTAATCAGGTGGACCCGCTCAATCGCTTAGCAATGACCCTGGTGCAAAATATCTCAAGTGCGTTTTCTTCTGACTTGCTCGGCGTTGTTTATCGCGATGAACATGTAACCGAAGCACTGGCGGCTCAGCATTTGGTCCATGATTATGCGCCGCTCTCACGCGCCGCGGCCGACCTTCGATTAGGAGCGCAGCGGGTCTGGTCGGTTTTGGGGGGCACTCAATGA
- a CDS encoding diguanylate cyclase, translated as MKNQEDLFGDEWERLIHSTKENIRSELAELVQYNVEDCIAEFYDSLLNHPEAKNFLSLELVDVRLRTALKRWLIELFSADKPSAKKLVATQYKIGVAHARIHLPIHLVMQGARSIKNVLRNHLQTRSLSKAELYACVVYTDDMIDLAIECMSQTFVQETCKEVEKDEAFRQASIGQDVSLEREVQRAALWEWGQTFLFGLYSGATRPQTTLEGSDFGLWFNHKGSALFHNAIETEKVRRCIHRIDRELSPAILAAQPPNPSLLNEIQSTLDEIRFLMSELFKVIETVESGRDPLTKALNRRFLSTILSREVSLSLRRATPFSVLMIDVDHFKDINEKLGHVGGDTVLRNVAEILINSCRSSDFVFRYGGEEFLIVLIETAAPHAEQVAERIRRAIESSPKLTVNGQGIDVTASIGIATFGGHPDYSFLVEAADRALYLAKAEGRNRCKIAYG; from the coding sequence ATGAAAAATCAAGAAGACCTGTTTGGGGATGAATGGGAGCGACTTATCCATTCAACGAAGGAAAACATTCGTTCGGAATTGGCCGAGTTGGTTCAATACAATGTAGAGGACTGCATTGCTGAATTTTATGATTCGTTACTCAACCATCCCGAAGCCAAGAATTTTCTATCCCTTGAGCTTGTTGATGTTCGCCTACGAACTGCGCTCAAGCGTTGGCTAATTGAGTTATTTTCCGCCGACAAGCCCAGCGCCAAGAAACTTGTCGCAACGCAGTATAAGATCGGCGTTGCCCATGCTCGTATTCATCTTCCGATCCATCTTGTAATGCAAGGCGCACGAAGCATTAAAAATGTGCTTCGCAACCACCTTCAAACACGATCACTTTCTAAAGCCGAATTATACGCATGTGTGGTCTATACTGATGATATGATTGACCTCGCTATCGAGTGCATGAGCCAAACGTTTGTTCAGGAAACTTGTAAAGAAGTTGAGAAGGATGAGGCTTTTCGGCAGGCGTCAATCGGGCAAGACGTCAGCCTTGAGCGCGAAGTCCAACGCGCGGCCCTATGGGAATGGGGGCAGACATTCCTTTTTGGCCTGTATTCCGGTGCCACACGACCGCAGACCACGTTAGAAGGTTCTGATTTCGGACTATGGTTTAACCATAAAGGTTCAGCATTATTTCACAACGCGATCGAAACCGAAAAGGTTCGTCGTTGTATTCATCGGATCGATCGCGAACTAAGTCCCGCCATATTGGCTGCACAGCCTCCCAATCCGAGCTTACTCAACGAAATACAAAGTACATTAGACGAAATTCGTTTTCTCATGAGCGAGCTTTTCAAAGTTATTGAAACTGTGGAAAGTGGCCGTGATCCTCTGACAAAAGCGTTAAACCGACGCTTTTTATCCACAATCCTTAGCCGAGAAGTATCGCTTTCTCTTCGGCGCGCGACACCGTTTAGTGTCCTCATGATTGACGTTGATCATTTCAAAGACATTAATGAAAAGCTTGGGCACGTGGGAGGAGACACGGTTTTACGCAACGTTGCTGAAATCTTGATAAATTCTTGTCGCTCCAGCGATTTTGTTTTTCGTTACGGGGGAGAAGAATTCCTCATTGTATTGATTGAAACAGCAGCACCGCATGCGGAACAAGTTGCAGAGCGTATTCGTAGAGCAATTGAAAGCAGTCCTAAGTTAACTGTCAATGGACAAGGCATCGATGTTACGGCGTCAATCGGTATAGCAACTTTTGGCGGCCATCCTGATTACTCGTTTCTGGTTGAGGCCGCCGACAGAGCGCTTTACCTCGCGAAAGCAGAGGGACGAAATCGATGTAAGATAGCCTATGGTTAA
- the bcsA gene encoding UDP-forming cellulose synthase catalytic subunit gives MALLGGSFLLLGASAYLDIAEQTFVAVFGIILFAIVNRSPSPRATLFLKFLSLLVSMRYVSWRLTETLDFQTWIQVVLGGMLGLAEVYALIMLLLSYFQTLHPLQRKIVPMPEDVAAWPSIDVFIPTYNEDLDIVRLSVLAALTIDWPADRLNVYILDDGHRQEFMEFSQSCGAGYISRPDNSHAKAGNLNYAMRQTNSDFIAIFDCDHIPTRSFLQNIVGWFLKDSHLSLLQTPHHFYSPDPFQRNLARGEVVPPEGNLFYGLIQDGNDFWNATFFCGSCAVIRREALEEIGGIATETVTEDMHTALKLQRRGWSTAYLRLPMAAGLSTERLILHIGQRMRWARGMLQILRLDNPLFGPGLTFAQRLCYFSAIAGFLFAIPRVIFLAAPLVYLFFSQTLIAASPLAIAVYALPHLAHSIATSARVNKNWRYSFWSEIYETTLALFLVRVTIITLLFPRRGKFNVTEKGGLLNRSYLDWSAIYPNAIFASILGGGVLFGIWRLVMQKNTAIVTNALWMNLLWITISLGVVLASISVGRESRQLRRSHRVRASIPAMIRFEDGRIISGQTLEMSRGGLSCSFAEPLTTVEPNQSVQFLASDGDQMLVIPAQTMRMPNPHTLSLQWRDTTLLQEAEIIRLVFGRPDAWANWADYAPDRLLHSLRLVVVSIKTLFKTGGKAQSVPGISAKPPESAKKMGVTLQPHKAAMLKAVIFMFTLYGAIACGYAQTPAPTHELVGPTTLSAEPPLPDATTKENVHAPITMPLPQAATYAGTDVIADTTTQRTFAQLGSAEILAMSPWIPIQGVEFGVPATSLVTGATLTLFGSLSPMMLPAASAVSIFLNDQFVGTIHVTREQAAFGPLTFSINPLYFKNKNNLTFRFAGQYTETCGNQVSDTLWAQILGRSTISISTAPLSPSQDLSALPLPFFDAALKEKARVAIVLPVTTDRALLKSAALLASWFGQLSDYRGVTFPVSQDVPNSGNGIVVGTASQLQALLKNVEPVTGPTLIELLNPHDSFGTLLVVTGRSDAEVETAARGMVFNSNDLPRSARQMIAPVVTDARQPYDAPAFINLTRPVHFGELVDLGRLEGRGYVPGTLSVPFKALPDLYTWRNRPFEASVRFRGPLGTEIDQARSHVDVSMNDIYLRSYAMAHPHTLPGWLNRFWPDASQVQNAHVRIPLWTLYGQNDFRFYFENRPIARRDCSGMTQDLRSSIDADSTLDLSRAHHFTSLPNLAFFANSGFPYTRMADLSDTAVVLPPNPSSSLLTGFLDLIGSFGAMTHYPVENVSILGPNEISEEEQRNLIVIDSLPGMSWLSRVFADTPYHIEGHSLVYTAGSLLDGIHFAWPAERDTHAQTQSFQSGTLMSDGGALFERQSPYAAHRSVVLLLGGTPQGVDRLVQAMHDRQLQPGIQGDLTIINGDKVIATRNLPTYTVGKLPLWLWPDFFMRNHSMRVIIAAFFGALFCAFVLYKILTLHAAVRHRDMTDAS, from the coding sequence ATGGCGCTTCTGGGTGGAAGCTTTTTGCTTCTTGGCGCCTCCGCATATCTCGACATTGCTGAACAGACTTTTGTGGCAGTCTTCGGTATCATCCTATTTGCTATTGTAAACCGATCGCCTAGTCCTCGTGCTACGCTTTTTCTGAAGTTTTTATCACTTCTCGTATCAATGCGTTATGTCTCTTGGCGTCTAACTGAGACCCTCGATTTTCAAACATGGATACAGGTCGTTCTGGGGGGCATGTTAGGGTTAGCCGAGGTATATGCATTAATCATGCTGCTGCTCAGCTATTTCCAGACATTGCACCCACTGCAGCGTAAAATAGTTCCAATGCCAGAAGACGTCGCAGCATGGCCGAGTATCGATGTTTTTATTCCCACTTATAACGAGGATCTCGACATCGTACGCTTGTCCGTTCTTGCTGCGTTGACGATAGATTGGCCGGCAGATCGTTTAAACGTTTATATTCTCGACGATGGTCATCGTCAGGAATTTATGGAATTTTCTCAGTCATGTGGTGCGGGTTACATCTCCCGACCCGATAATAGTCACGCGAAAGCAGGTAATTTAAACTACGCTATGAGGCAAACAAATAGTGATTTCATTGCTATATTTGACTGCGATCACATTCCGACGCGTAGTTTTTTGCAAAATATCGTTGGCTGGTTTCTGAAGGATTCTCATTTATCCCTTTTACAGACCCCACATCACTTCTACTCCCCAGATCCATTCCAACGTAATCTTGCGCGCGGTGAAGTGGTGCCGCCGGAAGGAAATCTTTTTTATGGCTTGATACAAGACGGAAACGACTTTTGGAACGCGACATTCTTTTGCGGTTCATGTGCGGTCATTCGCCGTGAAGCACTAGAAGAAATTGGCGGAATTGCTACTGAGACCGTTACAGAAGATATGCACACCGCGCTGAAACTACAGAGGCGTGGTTGGTCGACCGCATATTTGCGTCTACCCATGGCTGCAGGCCTTTCAACAGAACGTCTAATCCTTCATATCGGTCAGCGGATGCGTTGGGCCCGGGGAATGCTCCAAATTCTTCGACTGGATAATCCTTTATTTGGCCCGGGTTTAACGTTCGCTCAGCGTTTATGCTATTTTTCGGCAATTGCAGGTTTTTTGTTCGCTATCCCAAGAGTTATTTTTCTTGCGGCGCCGTTGGTATATCTTTTCTTCAGCCAGACGCTTATCGCAGCCTCTCCACTTGCAATTGCTGTATACGCTTTGCCGCACCTTGCGCATTCTATTGCAACTTCTGCGCGCGTTAATAAAAATTGGAGATATTCTTTCTGGAGTGAAATATACGAAACGACATTAGCGTTATTTCTTGTTCGTGTGACTATTATTACGTTGTTGTTTCCTCGACGAGGTAAATTCAACGTAACGGAAAAAGGTGGATTGCTAAATCGGTCTTATCTGGATTGGTCTGCGATTTATCCGAACGCCATATTTGCATCTATATTGGGAGGGGGCGTTCTATTCGGTATCTGGCGTCTGGTGATGCAGAAAAATACGGCCATTGTGACGAACGCTCTTTGGATGAATTTGCTCTGGATTACTATTAGTCTTGGTGTTGTTTTGGCATCGATATCGGTTGGCCGGGAAAGCCGTCAACTAAGGCGAAGTCACCGAGTGCGTGCTTCGATACCGGCCATGATCCGGTTCGAGGATGGTCGGATTATCTCAGGCCAGACGCTAGAAATGTCGCGAGGTGGTCTTTCTTGTAGTTTCGCAGAACCCCTTACGACTGTGGAGCCAAATCAGTCCGTGCAGTTCTTAGCCTCGGACGGTGATCAGATGCTGGTGATCCCTGCACAAACCATGCGCATGCCGAACCCTCATACGTTATCGCTACAATGGCGCGATACCACGCTCTTACAGGAAGCCGAGATCATTCGTCTTGTATTTGGACGTCCAGACGCTTGGGCGAATTGGGCCGATTATGCGCCTGACCGACTGCTGCATTCTCTTAGATTGGTCGTCGTCAGTATCAAAACATTGTTTAAAACAGGCGGAAAAGCTCAGTCTGTTCCAGGCATCTCCGCTAAACCGCCGGAATCTGCAAAAAAAATGGGTGTTACATTGCAGCCTCACAAAGCTGCAATGCTTAAAGCGGTTATCTTTATGTTCACACTATATGGCGCGATCGCCTGCGGGTATGCGCAGACCCCAGCGCCTACTCATGAGCTAGTAGGGCCGACGACCCTGTCAGCGGAGCCGCCGTTGCCTGATGCAACGACGAAAGAGAATGTACACGCCCCAATAACGATGCCACTTCCGCAGGCTGCCACTTATGCGGGAACCGATGTTATCGCGGACACGACGACGCAACGCACATTCGCTCAATTGGGTAGCGCGGAAATCCTAGCGATGTCGCCTTGGATTCCGATACAAGGCGTTGAATTTGGCGTTCCGGCCACTTCATTGGTGACTGGCGCAACCCTGACGCTCTTTGGTTCCCTTTCCCCCATGATGCTTCCGGCAGCTAGCGCCGTGTCGATCTTTCTTAATGACCAATTCGTCGGCACGATTCACGTAACTCGTGAGCAGGCTGCCTTTGGGCCGCTCACTTTTTCAATAAATCCACTATATTTTAAAAATAAAAACAATCTGACGTTTCGTTTCGCAGGTCAGTATACGGAAACCTGCGGAAACCAAGTGAGTGATACATTATGGGCGCAAATCTTAGGTAGATCTACCATATCAATCAGCACTGCTCCGCTTTCTCCTAGCCAGGACTTATCAGCGCTGCCATTGCCGTTCTTTGACGCCGCGTTGAAGGAAAAGGCGCGTGTCGCAATAGTGTTGCCCGTGACGACTGACCGCGCGCTTTTAAAGTCTGCCGCCTTGCTGGCATCGTGGTTTGGTCAGCTCTCGGACTATCGCGGTGTTACCTTCCCAGTATCGCAAGATGTTCCGAATAGCGGAAATGGGATTGTGGTTGGAACGGCTTCACAGCTTCAAGCTCTTTTGAAAAATGTGGAGCCTGTGACAGGGCCCACCTTGATTGAACTTCTTAATCCGCATGATTCTTTTGGAACGTTACTCGTCGTCACCGGTCGTTCCGATGCGGAAGTTGAAACCGCTGCGCGCGGTATGGTGTTCAACTCCAACGATCTTCCTCGTAGTGCGCGCCAAATGATCGCGCCGGTTGTAACCGATGCTCGGCAGCCTTACGACGCCCCTGCTTTCATCAATCTTACGCGCCCCGTGCATTTTGGAGAACTCGTCGATTTAGGCCGGTTGGAAGGACGAGGATACGTCCCAGGGACGTTGTCCGTGCCGTTCAAAGCGCTTCCTGACCTCTATACGTGGCGTAATCGACCTTTTGAGGCCAGTGTTAGATTTCGCGGACCTTTAGGTACGGAAATCGATCAAGCGCGTTCGCACGTCGATGTAAGTATGAACGATATCTATCTGCGGAGCTATGCGATGGCACATCCGCATACGTTGCCCGGTTGGTTGAACCGCTTTTGGCCAGATGCGTCGCAAGTACAAAACGCTCATGTGCGGATTCCTTTGTGGACGTTATACGGCCAGAATGATTTTCGATTTTATTTCGAAAATCGGCCTATCGCGCGTCGAGATTGCAGCGGGATGACGCAAGATCTGCGAAGCAGTATCGACGCGGATTCCACTCTCGACCTAAGCCGAGCCCATCATTTTACTTCTTTGCCCAATCTCGCGTTCTTCGCAAACAGCGGTTTTCCTTATACACGCATGGCCGATTTGTCTGATACGGCCGTTGTCTTGCCACCCAACCCTTCCTCAAGCTTACTGACGGGTTTTCTTGATCTTATCGGCAGTTTCGGTGCAATGACGCATTATCCTGTAGAGAACGTCAGCATCCTCGGGCCGAACGAAATATCGGAGGAGGAACAGCGAAATCTTATCGTTATCGATAGTCTGCCCGGCATGAGTTGGCTGAGTCGAGTTTTTGCCGACACGCCTTATCATATTGAAGGTCATAGCTTGGTCTATACGGCCGGATCTCTGCTCGACGGCATCCATTTTGCATGGCCGGCGGAGCGGGATACGCATGCACAGACACAATCGTTTCAGAGCGGGACACTCATGTCAGATGGAGGCGCGCTTTTTGAGCGTCAGTCCCCCTATGCAGCGCATCGCAGCGTTGTCTTGCTATTAGGAGGCACGCCTCAGGGCGTCGATCGCTTGGTGCAAGCTATGCATGACCGTCAATTGCAACCAGGCATTCAAGGTGACCTTACCATCATCAATGGAGATAAGGTGATCGCGACGCGAAACTTGCCAACCTACACGGTGGGCAAACTCCCTTTATGGTTATGGCCGGATTTTTTCATGCGCAATCACTCAATGCGGGTGATCATCGCGGCATTTTTCGGCGCTCTATTCTGTGCTTTTGTTTTATATAAGATATTGACCTTGCATGCAGCAGTCCGTCATCGGGATATGACCGATGCATCGTAG